A genome region from Manihot esculenta cultivar AM560-2 chromosome 5, M.esculenta_v8, whole genome shotgun sequence includes the following:
- the LOC110615676 gene encoding probable dolichyl pyrophosphate Glc1Man9GlcNAc2 alpha-1,3-glucosyltransferase — MEGQKFQMHETSTNSQLLFWFFGIAACIKLLLVPSYHSTDFEVHRHWLALTHSLPLTQWYFDETSPWTLDYPPFFAYYEYILSFFAHLIDPQIVDIHRGLNYKSNTVVYFQRISVIVSDLCLLYGVYRLTKNLESRKRTLMWVLVVWSPGLIMVDSMHFQYNGFLLGLLMLSISYLQEGRDLMGGFFFAVLLCFKHLFAVAAPVYFVYLLRHYCWKGFLRGFGRLTSMGVVVMVVFAAAYGPFLYHGQIQQVISRMFPFGRGLCHAYWAPNFWVFYITLDKGLSIFLKKLGLDIQAPAASFTGGLVGDSPSFAVLPKITPIATFIMVLLALFPCLFKAWKNPQPQLVARWIAYAYTCGFLFGWHVHEKASLHFVIPLALVAVHSLEDARHYFLLAIVSCYSLFPLLYEVQEYPIKVLLLLLHSILMWHSFSAQTTKDPAAKMAVSAKREKRSSSLGALDATVEKERILIGWIGKCYLFGLLGIEIWGQFLHPYLLGDKLPFVPLLLVSLYCAFGMIYSWIWQLRCIMIST, encoded by the exons ACCACAGCACAGACTTTGAGGTCCACCGACATTGGCTGGCTTTAACCCACTCTCTCCCTCTGACTCAGTGGTACTTTGATGAGACTAGCCCATGGACTCTTGATTACCCTCCATTCTTTGCCTATTATGAAtacattctctccttctttgcCCATTTGATTGACCCTCAAATAGTTGACATCCACAGAGGCCTCAATTATAAATCAAACACTGTAGTTTATTTCCAAAGGATCAGCGTGATTGTCTCAGATTTGTGTCTCTTATATGGGGTTTATAGATTGACTAAGAATTTGGAGTCTAGAAAAAGAACTTTAATGTGGGTATTGGTGGTTTGGTCCCCAGGCCTTATTATGGTGGACTCTATGCATTTCCAGTACAATGGGTTTTTGCTAGGGCTATTGATGTTGTCCATTTCCTACTTGCAAGAAGGGAGAGATTTGATGGGTGGCTTCTTTTTTGCagttttattatgttttaaacactTGTTTGCTGTAGCTGCACCAGTTTATTTTGTGTACTTGTTGAGACATTATTGTTGGAAAGGTTTTTTAAGGGGTTTTGGGCGGCTTACGTCTATGGGTGTTGTCGTCATGGTGGTTTTTGCCGCTGCATATGGTCCATTTTTGTATCATGGACAG ATACAACAAGTTATCAGCCGTATGTTTCCCTTTGGCAGGGGACTTTGCCATGCATACTGGGCCCCAAACTTTTGGGTGTTTTATATTACATTAGATAAAGGGCTATCTATCTTTCTCAAAAAACTTGGATTGGACATCCAAGCGCCAGCAGCTTCATTTACTGGTGGTTTGGTGGGGGATTCACCATCTTTTGCTGTATTGCCTAAG ATAACCCCCATTGCAACCTTCATCATGGTCTTGCTTGCCTTATTTCCTTGCCTCTTCAAGGCTTGGAAGAATCCCCAGCCGCAGTTGGTTGCCAGATGGATCGCTTATGCTTATACATGTGGCTTTTTATTTGGGTGGCATGTTCATGAAAAAGCATCGCTCCACTTTGTCATCCCTTTGGCTCTTGTTGCAGTGCACAGTTTGGAAGATGCAAGGCATTACTTCTTGCTAGCCATAG TGTCATGCTACTCATTGTTTCCACTTCTATACGAGGTTCAGGAATATCCTATCAAAGTGCTGTTATTGCTATTACATTCAATTCTAATGTGGCACAGCTTTTCTGCGCAAACAACCAAGGATCCAGCAGCTAAAATGGCTGTATCAGCCAAGAGAGAGAAACGATCGAGTTCACTGGGAGCTTTAGATGCCACTGTTGAAAAAGAAAGGATCCTTATTGGGTGGATTGGGAAGTGTTACCTGTTCGGCCTTTTGGGCATTGAAATATGGGGTCAGTTTTTGCATCCATACCTCCTTGGCGATAAGCTTCCCTTTGTACCTCTATTGCTTGTTTCTTTGTATTGCGCGTTCGGAATGATTTACTCATGGATATGGCAGCTGAGATGTATCATGATATCCACCTGA